One Methylosinus sp. LW4 genomic region harbors:
- a CDS encoding RNA polymerase sigma factor yields MPDKKSASFRDLFLHNRRVLFQFLRSRVGREDASDLLQETFVRALRYEAFHKVADPPAFLQRIASNLVLDLSRRRKSEQAVIEAGADAADAPADETRPEERIDFERQSRQFEAAIAKLPRRSRQVLILALHQNLSHDEIARRLGISENAVRKQLRRAILRCRAVVD; encoded by the coding sequence ATGCCGGACAAGAAATCAGCTTCGTTCCGCGACCTCTTCCTGCACAACAGGCGCGTGCTCTTTCAATTTCTGCGGAGTCGGGTCGGCCGCGAGGACGCCTCCGATCTGCTACAAGAGACTTTTGTGCGCGCGCTCCGCTACGAGGCTTTCCACAAGGTCGCCGATCCGCCGGCCTTCCTGCAAAGGATCGCATCAAATCTCGTGCTCGATCTCAGTCGCCGCCGAAAGAGCGAGCAGGCGGTGATCGAGGCCGGCGCCGACGCGGCCGACGCGCCGGCCGACGAGACCCGACCGGAAGAGCGCATCGACTTCGAACGGCAATCACGGCAATTCGAGGCGGCGATCGCGAAGCTCCCGCGCCGGAGCCGGCAAGTGCTGATCCTGGCGCTGCACCAGAATCTTTCGCACGATGAGATCGCCCGCCGCCTCGGAATTTCCGAAAACGCCGTTCGCAAGCAGCTCCGCCGGGCCATCCTGCGCTGCCGAGCCGTCGTCGATTGA
- a CDS encoding FecR family protein — translation MTKRRNDRSHERRREVAVDWWMRRRAGPLGVAEQDAFDVWRADPANAAAYANIEGLCVHLATLPPPVEAPPLYARPRVWLLAAAPLAAACLAILAGWGDLVTFLRSDHYAGTGETRIVALEDGSRVQLDARSAIALRYGATERRIELIAGEAWFEVAPDATRPFVVTAAGGEIRALGTAFDVALDASGARVAVAEHSVRVTSGGTDVVVAQGERSAYRADAGPSRPEPAKSAWVGAWRRGKLIVENAPLRDVIAALGRHHHGVVACASAAICARAVTGVFGTQDPMQSLEALETALGLRLAVFSRFVAVFYE, via the coding sequence ATGACCAAACGGAGAAACGACAGAAGCCACGAGCGTCGGCGGGAGGTCGCCGTCGACTGGTGGATGCGCCGGCGCGCCGGCCCGCTCGGCGTCGCCGAGCAGGACGCCTTCGATGTCTGGCGCGCCGATCCGGCCAACGCCGCCGCCTATGCCAATATCGAAGGGCTCTGCGTCCATCTCGCCACGCTGCCGCCGCCCGTCGAGGCGCCGCCGCTCTATGCGCGTCCGCGTGTATGGCTCCTGGCCGCCGCGCCGCTGGCTGCCGCCTGCCTCGCCATTCTGGCCGGCTGGGGCGATCTCGTCACTTTCCTGCGCTCCGATCATTACGCCGGCACTGGCGAGACCCGGATCGTCGCGCTCGAGGACGGCTCGCGCGTCCAGCTCGACGCTCGCTCGGCCATCGCCCTGCGCTATGGCGCAACGGAACGGCGTATCGAGCTCATCGCGGGCGAAGCCTGGTTCGAGGTCGCGCCAGACGCGACGCGCCCCTTCGTCGTCACGGCGGCGGGCGGCGAGATCAGGGCGCTCGGCACCGCCTTCGACGTCGCGCTCGACGCTTCCGGCGCGCGCGTCGCCGTCGCCGAGCACAGCGTGCGCGTGACCAGTGGCGGAACGGATGTGGTGGTCGCGCAAGGCGAGCGCAGCGCCTATCGCGCAGACGCCGGGCCCTCCCGTCCCGAGCCGGCGAAAAGCGCCTGGGTCGGCGCTTGGCGGCGGGGCAAGCTGATCGTCGAGAACGCGCCGCTGCGCGACGTCATCGCCGCGCTCGGCCGCCATCACCACGGCGTCGTCGCCTGTGCGAGCGCGGCGATCTGCGCGCGGGCCGTCACCGGCGTCTTCGGCACGCAGGACCCGATGCAATCGCTCGAGGCGCTGGAGACGGCGCTCGGCCTGCGCCTCGCCGTCTTCAGCCGCTTTGTCGCGGTCTTTTACGAATGA
- a CDS encoding TonB-dependent receptor — MSKYTLNAQASAFALGFVVAAVPPLEAVAQTDIGALTVVSRQAKPKKAKAAAKAHARHVPAVARTGGSAGAARGAAQVAAAEPVAAAGASKLPVFASSAVGSKAPPGSAPALAPSQAPLDSIEPTSIVSDKVIRDMVQPSADFNQIIKYTPGAVSTASNGLIGDSNKGGWRGFSDGQYNVTFDGIPFGDENNPSHHSASYFPSGFIGGATIDRGPGPASQAGYATFGGTLALRSLELSDKFGGSIENSYGSYSTFVTTETLQSGLDKTTGVRALVQYSHSDTAGAQQYGLVEQNGWLMKADRDFGLFNVTVFGNYSREHYNNTSNITYPQYYSAGSHYGAVGSDPTTQQYVGNNVSEKQTDMEYINLKWDYSGIRFNDKVYTYSYWYPWYQRNSADQTVEGSALFGVQPKASGLSVPSQHVVGFLQINNYRAWGNLFDAKYDLSAGYASGELRTGVWWERGDNWRRQFYTDYTNGVDFTLKATSVASYQAAYKLDLGSHYQNVQPFVEYEWKPIEGLSITPGYKFIAFTRDQNARLNQTTLTPLYYEHTYRSGLPFLSARYKVLPELSVYGQASRGYLVPTVSAYYVANPDFNNIQPQSTTNFQIGAVYKTEKLAADVALYQITANNFPITTTNPDKTVNYQNGGTARYRGVEMELTYQLMPGLALTANGSISDARFLEGQYAGLYVGAAPRYTAMGGVVYDDGQFFGSLLHKQVGDQWGSAGQRSFASIYVAGLTNPTLNYIPSYASTDFVIGARGEWLKEWGHNNKIEVKFGVNNIADNRSVTGISGEPAGLLSVANTKLTYSFMAGRLFYGGVKVDF, encoded by the coding sequence ATGTCCAAATATACGCTGAATGCGCAGGCTTCCGCCTTCGCGCTCGGATTCGTCGTGGCGGCGGTTCCGCCGCTCGAGGCCGTGGCGCAGACCGATATCGGCGCTTTGACGGTGGTGTCGCGACAGGCGAAGCCGAAAAAGGCGAAAGCCGCCGCCAAGGCGCATGCGCGCCATGTTCCGGCCGTCGCGCGGACGGGCGGAAGCGCGGGCGCCGCGCGCGGCGCGGCGCAAGTCGCCGCCGCGGAGCCGGTAGCCGCCGCTGGCGCTTCGAAGCTTCCCGTATTCGCGTCCAGCGCCGTCGGCTCCAAGGCGCCTCCCGGCTCGGCTCCCGCGCTCGCGCCCTCGCAGGCGCCGCTCGACTCCATCGAGCCGACCTCGATCGTCAGCGACAAAGTCATCCGCGACATGGTTCAGCCGAGCGCGGACTTCAATCAGATCATCAAATATACGCCCGGCGCGGTCTCCACGGCGAGCAACGGCCTCATCGGCGACAGCAACAAGGGCGGCTGGCGCGGCTTCTCCGACGGCCAGTACAACGTCACTTTCGACGGCATTCCCTTCGGCGACGAGAATAATCCGTCGCACCATTCCGCCTCTTATTTCCCCAGCGGATTCATCGGCGGCGCGACGATCGATCGAGGCCCCGGCCCCGCCTCGCAGGCCGGCTATGCGACCTTCGGCGGCACGCTGGCGCTACGCTCGCTGGAGCTCTCCGACAAATTCGGCGGCAGCATCGAAAACTCCTACGGCAGCTACAGCACCTTCGTCACCACGGAGACTTTGCAGTCCGGTCTCGACAAGACGACCGGCGTGCGCGCGCTCGTGCAATATTCGCACTCCGACACGGCCGGCGCGCAGCAATATGGACTGGTCGAGCAGAACGGCTGGCTGATGAAGGCCGACCGCGACTTCGGCCTCTTCAACGTGACCGTGTTCGGCAATTACAGCCGCGAGCATTACAACAACACTTCCAACATCACCTATCCGCAATATTACTCCGCCGGCTCCCATTACGGCGCTGTCGGCTCTGACCCGACGACGCAACAATATGTGGGCAACAACGTGTCCGAGAAGCAGACGGACATGGAGTATATCAATCTGAAGTGGGATTATTCCGGCATCCGCTTCAACGATAAGGTCTACACCTATTCCTATTGGTATCCCTGGTATCAGCGCAACTCCGCCGATCAGACCGTCGAAGGCTCGGCGCTTTTCGGCGTGCAGCCCAAGGCCTCGGGCCTCAGCGTCCCCTCACAGCATGTCGTGGGCTTCCTCCAGATCAACAATTATCGCGCCTGGGGCAATCTCTTCGACGCGAAATACGATCTCTCCGCGGGCTATGCGAGCGGCGAGCTGCGCACGGGCGTCTGGTGGGAGCGCGGCGACAATTGGCGCCGCCAGTTCTACACGGACTATACGAATGGCGTCGACTTCACGCTGAAGGCCACCAGCGTCGCTTCATATCAGGCCGCCTATAAGCTCGATCTCGGCTCGCATTATCAGAATGTGCAGCCTTTCGTCGAATATGAGTGGAAGCCGATAGAAGGCCTGTCGATCACGCCCGGCTACAAGTTCATCGCCTTCACCCGCGACCAGAACGCGCGCCTCAACCAGACGACTCTCACCCCGCTCTATTACGAGCACACCTACCGCTCCGGCCTGCCCTTCCTCTCGGCGCGCTACAAGGTGCTGCCGGAGCTCTCTGTCTATGGACAGGCGTCGCGCGGCTATCTGGTGCCGACCGTGTCGGCCTATTACGTCGCCAATCCCGACTTCAACAATATCCAGCCGCAGTCGACGACCAATTTCCAGATCGGCGCCGTCTACAAGACCGAGAAGCTCGCCGCGGACGTCGCGCTCTATCAGATCACCGCGAACAACTTCCCGATCACCACGACAAATCCAGACAAGACGGTGAATTATCAGAACGGCGGAACCGCGCGCTATCGCGGCGTCGAGATGGAGCTCACCTATCAGCTCATGCCCGGCCTCGCGCTCACCGCCAATGGCTCGATCTCCGACGCGCGCTTCCTCGAAGGCCAATACGCCGGACTCTATGTCGGCGCCGCGCCGCGCTACACGGCCATGGGCGGCGTCGTCTATGACGACGGCCAATTCTTCGGCTCGCTGCTGCACAAGCAGGTCGGCGACCAATGGGGCAGCGCCGGCCAGCGCTCCTTCGCCTCTATCTATGTCGCGGGCCTCACCAATCCGACGCTCAACTACATCCCCTCCTACGCTTCGACCGATTTCGTCATCGGCGCGCGCGGCGAGTGGCTGAAGGAATGGGGCCACAACAA
- a CDS encoding L,D-transpeptidase — MTMDDGIADAGKRYEDSLLGLGAARLDRRSFLFGSAIGLGALGLAGCATSDRVIPAEVARMYGPLPNEKFPIPAVDLGKVDPKYYRQTVRYDSKEAPGTIIVDPGNYFVYRIEGEGLATRYGANVGRSGFLWSGETYVGRKAEWPVWTPPKEMIQRQPEAGKYARGMPGGLGNPLGARALYLYKNGVYTVYTIYSTSDPETIGTGVTSGCTGLLSQDMIDLYSRTPIKTKVVILPA, encoded by the coding sequence ATGACGATGGACGATGGGATCGCCGACGCCGGCAAAAGATATGAGGATTCTCTGCTCGGGCTCGGGGCGGCGCGCCTCGACCGCCGATCGTTTCTATTCGGCTCCGCCATCGGTCTCGGCGCGCTGGGGCTCGCCGGCTGCGCGACCTCCGACCGTGTGATCCCCGCCGAGGTGGCGAGAATGTACGGGCCGCTGCCCAATGAGAAGTTCCCGATTCCGGCGGTCGATCTCGGCAAGGTCGATCCCAAATATTATCGCCAGACGGTTCGCTACGACAGCAAGGAAGCGCCCGGTACGATCATCGTCGATCCCGGCAATTACTTCGTCTATCGCATCGAAGGCGAAGGGCTCGCCACCCGCTATGGCGCCAATGTCGGCCGCTCCGGCTTTTTGTGGAGCGGCGAAACCTATGTCGGCCGCAAGGCCGAATGGCCCGTCTGGACGCCGCCCAAGGAGATGATCCAGCGCCAGCCGGAGGCGGGCAAATACGCCCGCGGCATGCCGGGAGGCCTGGGCAATCCGCTCGGCGCCCGCGCGCTCTATCTCTACAAGAACGGCGTCTATACGGTCTACACCATCTACAGCACCAGCGACCCGGAGACGATCGGGACCGGCGTCACCAGCGGCTGCACCGGCCTCCTCAGCCAGGATATGATCGATCTCTATTCACGAACGCCGATCAAGACGAAAGTGGTGATCCTGCCGGCATAG